The proteins below are encoded in one region of Sphingobacterium sp. R2:
- a CDS encoding nuclear transport factor 2 family protein, whose translation MKALVKTFAAAALIAVSTFTMAAEGPGSKTAKSNVNLFTADLALEHYVAVTTEGESAGVEQLFAEDFNQKIQSSNAQSNSRSGVVKLLKKQKGEKLNCTVSTDILEESADFMVAKVTLKFENFTKTDLVTLERVGNDWKVCQSINSYK comes from the coding sequence ATGAAAGCATTAGTAAAAACATTCGCAGCAGCAGCTTTAATCGCAGTATCTACTTTCACAATGGCAGCTGAAGGACCAGGTTCAAAAACAGCAAAATCAAACGTTAACCTTTTCACAGCAGACTTGGCACTCGAACACTATGTTGCGGTAACCACGGAGGGCGAATCAGCAGGCGTAGAGCAGTTATTCGCTGAAGATTTCAATCAAAAGATCCAATCTTCCAATGCACAGTCTAACAGCCGTAGCGGAGTGGTTAAATTATTGAAAAAGCAAAAAGGAGAGAAACTGAACTGTACAGTGAGCACCGACATCTTAGAAGAATCAGCTGACTTTATGGTCGCTAAAGTAACCTTGAAATTTGAGAATTTCACCAAGACTGATCTCGTTACCTTGGAGCGGGTGGGTAATGACTGGAAAGTATGCCAATCGATCAATTCGTATAAATAG
- a CDS encoding Fic/DOC family N-terminal domain-containing protein produces MNKFDRKNPYNDLPLLPPTKDIETKKILRKTISAGRVLAQLNGTLLNLPNPTLFLDTIYLQEAKASSEVENIITTNDELYRSFVADKKIENLSTKEVLSYKKALWLGLEELKAKPFITTNLCIKIVQCIKQNNASIRVTPGTTLSNNRGEIIYTPPSGETIIREKLANLEKFINEESNIDPLIKMALLHYQFEAIHPFVDGNGRTGRILLLLYLKLSGLLEVPAIYLSEYIIQNKNDYYTKLRGVTENENWEDYILYMLDMIEQTASKGLKRLYLITQAIEEMSINIKTKLPKMYSKDLVEILFRLPYTKRQNLIDDNLGNAKTVGNYLIALEQNGILESVKVGKEKLYLNQKLLKILENQ; encoded by the coding sequence ATGAATAAATTTGACCGAAAAAATCCCTATAACGATTTACCATTATTGCCACCAACCAAGGATATCGAAACAAAAAAAATTCTTCGGAAAACTATTTCTGCAGGTCGTGTGCTGGCCCAACTAAATGGTACTTTATTAAATTTACCAAATCCGACGCTATTTCTTGATACAATTTACTTACAAGAAGCAAAAGCAAGTTCGGAAGTTGAAAATATCATTACAACAAATGATGAATTATACAGATCATTTGTTGCTGACAAGAAAATTGAAAATTTATCAACAAAAGAAGTTTTAAGTTATAAAAAAGCGCTATGGCTAGGTCTTGAAGAACTCAAAGCTAAACCTTTTATTACTACAAACCTTTGCATTAAAATAGTTCAATGTATTAAACAAAATAATGCATCCATTCGGGTTACACCAGGAACAACGCTAAGCAACAATCGTGGTGAAATTATCTACACACCGCCAAGTGGAGAAACAATCATTAGAGAGAAACTCGCTAATTTAGAAAAATTCATCAATGAAGAAAGCAACATTGATCCATTGATCAAAATGGCATTATTACATTACCAGTTTGAAGCAATCCACCCTTTTGTAGATGGAAATGGTAGAACTGGAAGAATTCTACTTTTGCTCTACTTAAAACTTTCCGGACTGTTAGAAGTTCCAGCAATTTATCTAAGCGAATACATCATTCAGAATAAAAATGATTATTATACCAAACTCAGGGGAGTAACAGAAAATGAAAATTGGGAAGATTACATCTTATATATGTTAGATATGATCGAACAAACAGCATCAAAGGGTCTCAAACGATTATATCTAATCACCCAAGCGATAGAGGAAATGAGTATTAACATCAAAACGAAACTTCCTAAAATGTATTCAAAAGATTTAGTTGAGATATTATTTAGATTACCTTATACAAAACGTCAAAATTTGATTGACGACAATTTAGGAAATGCGAAAACTGTTGGAAATTATCTAATCGCATTGGAGCAGAATGGAATTCTTGAATCCGTAAAAGTCGGAAAGGAAAAACTGTACTTAAATCAAAAACTGTTGAAAATTCTTGAAAATCAGTAA
- a CDS encoding DUF2975 domain-containing protein translates to MKKMNNIVFKGLLVIAWIIFVGLSIEAGAIIVNFIFSIFKPEFVGKFYQTLDLSAMYRQSQMSFYTIYAFIIVIVVLKAYLFYLVVEMMHKLDLNKPFNNLVSKQITQISYLTFSIGLLSYVAQETVGRILRKSYEVGNLNQFWTDSRAFILMAAIIYVISVIFSRGIELQNENDLTV, encoded by the coding sequence ATGAAAAAAATGAACAACATCGTTTTTAAAGGATTACTCGTAATCGCCTGGATCATATTTGTTGGATTATCTATTGAAGCGGGAGCTATTATTGTTAATTTCATTTTCAGTATTTTCAAACCGGAATTTGTTGGAAAATTCTACCAAACACTTGATTTGTCAGCGATGTACAGGCAGAGCCAAATGTCTTTTTACACAATCTATGCTTTTATCATTGTCATTGTAGTATTGAAAGCATATTTATTCTATCTGGTGGTCGAAATGATGCACAAATTGGATCTGAATAAACCTTTCAATAATTTGGTTTCCAAACAGATTACACAGATCAGTTATTTAACATTTTCAATCGGCCTGTTAAGTTATGTTGCACAAGAAACTGTGGGCAGAATTCTAAGAAAAAGCTACGAAGTCGGAAATTTAAATCAATTCTGGACCGATAGCCGAGCGTTTATTTTAATGGCTGCGATAATATATGTGATATCTGTTATTTTTAGCAGAGGAATTGAATTGCAAAATGAAAACGATTTAACCGTATAA
- a CDS encoding helix-turn-helix transcriptional regulator: MPIIVNLDVMMAKRKMSLNELSEKVDLSLSNLSILKTGKAKAIRFSTLEVICKVLECQPGDILEFVEGGG; the protein is encoded by the coding sequence ATGCCGATAATTGTAAATTTAGATGTCATGATGGCTAAGAGAAAAATGTCATTGAACGAACTATCAGAGAAAGTTGATCTTTCACTTTCAAATCTTTCAATATTAAAAACTGGAAAAGCCAAGGCGATAAGATTTAGCACATTGGAAGTAATCTGTAAAGTATTAGAATGCCAGCCGGGAGACATTTTGGAATTTGTAGAGGGTGGCGGGTGA
- a CDS encoding nuclear transport factor 2 family protein, producing the protein MKTLVKTFTAAALIAVSTFAMAADGPGAKATKANFNLSRADFALEHYVAVTTEGESAGVEQLFAEDFNQKIQATNAQSNSRSEVINSLKKQKGEKLNCIVSTDILEESADYMVAKVTLKFENFTKTDLVTLERVGNDWKVSKSINSYK; encoded by the coding sequence ATGAAAACGCTAGTAAAAACATTCACAGCAGCAGCTTTAATTGCCGTATCCACATTTGCTATGGCAGCTGATGGACCTGGAGCAAAAGCAACAAAAGCAAACTTTAACCTTTCTAGAGCAGACTTCGCTTTAGAGCACTATGTTGCGGTAACTACGGAGGGAGAATCAGCAGGAGTAGAGCAGTTATTCGCAGAAGATTTCAATCAAAAGATCCAAGCTACCAATGCGCAATCTAATAGCCGTAGTGAAGTGATTAATTCCTTGAAAAAACAAAAAGGAGAAAAGCTTAACTGTATAGTAAGCACCGACATCTTAGAAGAATCAGCAGACTATATGGTGGCTAAAGTCACTTTGAAATTTGAGAACTTCACCAAGACTGATCTAGTTACCTTGGAGCGTGTGGGCAATGATTGGAAAGTATCCAAATCAATCAATTCGTATAAATAG
- a CDS encoding IS110 family transposase encodes MGERSYCARCSACFFMEATGVYYENLAHHLHKIKKRVHVVLPNTSKHYFSSLNIKTKTDAIDARILSQFGVERAHKAWSPPPAVLLQLRNLTRYHVQLQEQKTALGNIKHSKDCSHDIQNFILKSNKKLISDIDKEIARCIKEINRLVKSDVDLHRKIEKLATIKGIGMITMVTILAETMGFEQFRSTKQLVSYAGYDVVQRESGTSVKGKIRISKKGNRYIRNALYFPAMVACRHNSVLKEAYTRIIQKEPSKMVGQVAVQRKLLILMYTLWKNDTVFIENYKVSSPDPKTETTLDSSEAELL; translated from the coding sequence TTGGGTGAAAGGAGTTATTGCGCCAGGTGCAGCGCTTGTTTTTTCATGGAGGCTACCGGAGTGTATTATGAGAACCTTGCCCACCATTTGCACAAGATTAAGAAAAGGGTACATGTTGTTCTCCCCAATACGTCAAAGCACTATTTTTCGAGCCTCAATATCAAAACCAAGACGGATGCCATTGATGCCAGGATCCTGAGTCAATTCGGTGTAGAAAGGGCTCATAAAGCATGGAGTCCGCCTCCAGCGGTCTTATTACAGCTGAGAAATCTGACCAGATACCATGTTCAGCTGCAAGAGCAGAAAACTGCATTGGGGAACATCAAACATAGTAAGGACTGTTCGCACGATATCCAGAACTTTATATTAAAAAGTAATAAAAAACTTATTTCTGATATAGATAAGGAGATTGCCAGATGTATCAAGGAAATTAACAGATTGGTAAAGTCAGATGTGGATCTCCATAGAAAAATTGAGAAGCTTGCAACGATAAAGGGGATCGGAATGATCACCATGGTTACCATTCTTGCCGAAACAATGGGTTTTGAACAGTTCCGTAGCACCAAACAACTTGTCAGCTATGCTGGATACGATGTTGTTCAGCGGGAATCTGGGACATCTGTAAAAGGAAAAATCAGGATCTCGAAAAAGGGGAACAGGTATATCAGGAATGCGCTGTATTTTCCGGCTATGGTAGCTTGTAGGCACAATTCTGTGCTAAAGGAAGCTTACACGAGAATCATCCAGAAAGAGCCGTCAAAAATGGTCGGACAGGTTGCCGTACAGAGAAAATTATTAATCTTAATGTATACACTTTGGAAAAATGATACCGTGTTTATAGAAAATTATAAAGTAAGTAGTCCCGATCCGAAAACCGAGACTACACTAGATAGTTCAGAAGCTGAACTTCTTTAG
- a CDS encoding nuclear transport factor 2 family protein produces MAAEGPGAKATKTNVNLSTADLALDHYVAVKTEGESTGVEQLFAEDFNQKIQASNVQSNSRSEVVKLLKKQKGEKLNCTVSTDILEESADYMVAKVTLKFENSTKADLVTLERVGNDWKVSKSINSYK; encoded by the coding sequence ATGGCGGCTGAAGGACCTGGAGCAAAAGCAACAAAAACAAACGTTAACCTTTCTACAGCAGACTTGGCTTTGGATCACTATGTTGCAGTAAAGACGGAGGGCGAATCAACAGGCGTAGAGCAATTATTCGCTGAAGATTTCAATCAAAAGATCCAAGCTTCCAATGTACAATCTAACAGCCGTAGCGAAGTGGTTAAACTATTGAAAAAGCAAAAAGGCGAGAAGCTGAACTGTACAGTAAGCACAGACATTTTAGAAGAATCGGCAGACTATATGGTTGCTAAAGTGACTTTGAAATTTGAAAACTCCACCAAAGCAGATTTAGTTACCTTGGAGCGTGTGGGCAATGACTGGAAAGTATCCAAATCGATCAATTCGTATAAATAG
- a CDS encoding carboxypeptidase-like regulatory domain-containing protein — protein sequence MNGLQVLFLLLFITNLSSAQDLKGTTKDKHSGDFLIGVSVKVASRSTYSDGYGKFIVSGVKLGDTITFSSIGYREVKYIVDNSNLDHLVIYMEQATILLDEVKINSLRNYKADSLKFREEFARTFNYSKPKFKDIFIRKNYSSNVPGHPNQASNSTASLISVDVLSVISMLGKNRTPQSKLQQKLIKEEEERYLDNTFSKRKVQNLTGLKGDSLQTFMQLYRPNIDTAKYMSDYDIILYIKKSYQEYIKP from the coding sequence GTGAATGGACTACAGGTGTTATTTCTATTGCTCTTTATCACGAACTTATCTTCTGCACAAGATCTGAAAGGTACGACTAAAGATAAGCATTCAGGTGATTTTCTTATAGGTGTTTCGGTCAAAGTAGCTTCACGCAGCACCTATTCCGATGGCTATGGCAAATTTATAGTGTCAGGTGTTAAGCTTGGCGATACAATCACCTTCTCTTCAATTGGATATCGTGAAGTTAAATATATAGTTGATAATAGCAATCTTGATCATTTGGTCATATATATGGAGCAGGCAACAATCTTGTTGGATGAAGTCAAGATCAATTCTTTAAGAAATTATAAGGCTGATTCCTTAAAGTTTCGGGAAGAATTTGCCAGGACCTTCAATTATAGCAAACCCAAGTTTAAAGACATTTTCATCCGCAAAAATTATTCTTCAAATGTCCCGGGACACCCTAATCAAGCTAGTAATAGTACCGCCTCGCTGATAAGTGTTGATGTCCTTTCTGTTATTTCTATGTTAGGGAAAAATCGTACCCCCCAATCCAAGCTCCAACAGAAATTGATAAAGGAAGAAGAAGAGCGGTATCTCGATAATACCTTTTCGAAGCGTAAGGTTCAAAATTTGACGGGCCTTAAAGGTGATTCTCTACAAACTTTCATGCAGTTGTACCGTCCGAATATTGACACCGCGAAATACATGTCCGACTATGATATTATCCTGTATATCAAAAAGAGTTATCAAGAATATATCAAGCCTTAG
- a CDS encoding DUF6088 family protein, whose product MSETSRNKIEKKIFKSSRGEFFFANDFKNYGTPENIRLTLFRLENDGLIERLAHGIYIKPKKDPLLGTIYPSVEEIAKEIARRDKARIAPTGVLALYLLGLTTQVPLKAVYLTDGSQRDIKIGKRTIKFKRTVPKSFAIKDDLLQLVVSAFKEQGQEGLSEEFLSMIKHSVKKIEKQILDSQLKYAPVWIQKEITKLYQS is encoded by the coding sequence ATGTCAGAAACATCTAGAAATAAGATAGAAAAGAAGATTTTTAAGTCTTCTCGCGGCGAATTTTTTTTCGCAAATGATTTTAAGAATTATGGGACACCAGAGAATATCAGGTTGACACTTTTCCGCCTGGAGAATGATGGACTTATTGAAAGATTGGCTCATGGTATTTATATTAAACCTAAAAAGGACCCTTTATTGGGTACAATATATCCTAGTGTTGAAGAAATTGCAAAAGAAATTGCAAGGCGAGACAAAGCTCGTATTGCTCCGACAGGTGTATTAGCGTTGTATTTATTAGGGCTGACTACGCAGGTGCCGCTAAAAGCCGTTTATTTAACAGATGGTTCACAGCGGGATATTAAAATAGGTAAGCGTACAATCAAATTTAAACGTACTGTACCCAAAAGCTTTGCGATAAAAGATGATTTATTACAGTTGGTTGTTTCAGCTTTTAAAGAACAAGGTCAAGAGGGACTTTCTGAAGAATTCTTAAGCATGATCAAACATTCAGTCAAAAAGATAGAAAAACAAATTCTTGATTCTCAGTTGAAATATGCTCCAGTATGGATCCAGAAAGAAATAACTAAGCTTTACCAATCCTAA
- a CDS encoding nucleotidyl transferase AbiEii/AbiGii toxin family protein, translating into MWLNLKTEQKRLVLDQLSNIMGLPAFVIEKDWWVCIVLKAVFATRYAESIIFKGGTSLSKAYQLIDRFSEDIDLIIDRHLLGFDELDSKTQIKKLRKASGGFIINEFREELILQLEKLGVLKDFYEIRYNTYVDDTSDPNTLEIYYQPIAPVGHAYIQQRVLLEMGARSLTEPFETQSVLSFIDDNYKDSGFAQAAFNVKVVIPTRTFIEKVLLLHEEFSKPIDKIRTDRLTRHFYDIDKIMNTDFGTEAIKDEELFNTIVQHRKTVTSLRGIDYSNHRKGRLSILPPDEVIKEWEADYKTMRENMIVGESLTWADLLKSIKGIEDSMNNHMKK; encoded by the coding sequence ATGTGGTTAAATCTTAAGACAGAACAAAAGAGGCTTGTATTGGATCAATTGAGCAATATAATGGGATTGCCAGCTTTTGTTATTGAAAAAGATTGGTGGGTGTGTATTGTTCTGAAGGCTGTTTTTGCAACAAGATATGCAGAGTCTATTATTTTTAAAGGCGGTACGTCTTTAAGCAAAGCGTATCAGTTGATAGACCGTTTTTCAGAAGATATCGATTTAATAATCGACCGACACCTACTAGGTTTCGACGAATTAGATTCAAAAACCCAGATTAAAAAATTGAGAAAGGCCTCCGGAGGTTTTATTATCAATGAGTTTAGAGAGGAATTGATTCTTCAATTGGAAAAATTGGGAGTTCTTAAGGATTTCTATGAAATTCGTTATAATACTTATGTTGACGATACTAGCGATCCTAATACGCTGGAAATTTATTACCAACCGATAGCGCCAGTCGGTCACGCATATATCCAGCAAAGAGTACTCTTGGAAATGGGGGCCAGATCGCTAACTGAACCGTTCGAGACACAATCGGTCCTATCTTTTATAGATGATAATTATAAAGATTCCGGGTTTGCTCAAGCAGCTTTTAATGTTAAAGTTGTAATCCCTACACGGACTTTTATAGAAAAGGTTCTCTTATTACATGAAGAGTTCTCTAAACCGATTGACAAAATCAGGACAGATAGGCTAACTAGGCATTTCTATGATATAGATAAGATTATGAATACTGATTTTGGAACAGAAGCCATTAAAGACGAAGAATTATTTAACACAATAGTCCAGCATCGAAAAACAGTCACATCACTTCGGGGGATTGACTATTCCAACCATCGAAAAGGGAGGTTAAGTATCCTTCCGCCTGACGAGGTAATAAAAGAGTGGGAGGCGGATTATAAAACCATGCGTGAAAATATGATAGTAGGAGAAAGTCTTACATGGGCGGATCTTCTTAAAAGCATCAAAGGAATTGAAGATAGCATGAACAATCACATGAAGAAATAA
- a CDS encoding nuclear transport factor 2 family protein — protein MAAEGPGAKAIKANINLSTADFALEHYVAVTTEGESAGVEQLFAEDFNQKIQATNAQSNSRSEVVKSLKKQKGEKLNCRVSTDIIEESADYMVAKVTLKFKNFTKTDVVSLERVGDSWKVYKSMNSYQ, from the coding sequence ATGGCAGCTGAAGGACCTGGAGCAAAAGCAATAAAAGCTAACATTAACCTTTCCACCGCAGATTTCGCTTTAGAGCACTATGTTGCGGTAACCACAGAGGGCGAGTCAGCAGGAGTAGAGCAGTTATTCGCCGAAGATTTTAATCAAAAGATCCAAGCTACCAATGCGCAGTCTAATAGCCGTAGCGAAGTGGTTAAATCCTTGAAAAAGCAAAAAGGCGAAAAGCTAAACTGTAGAGTAAGCACAGATATCATCGAGGAATCGGCAGACTATATGGTGGCTAAAGTGACTTTGAAATTTAAGAATTTCACCAAGACTGATGTTGTTAGCTTGGAGCGCGTGGGTGACAGCTGGAAGGTTTATAAATCAATGAATTCGTATCAATAG
- a CDS encoding lanthionine synthetase LanC family protein: MQTDFNNLLDLLFRTSLLKCKNSNDYSLYSGKSGLLIFYFLYSKYKRSDGILRVLESLLEEICYKFHLNTSLSFKYGFPGIAYAFMFLYKNNFLEGELGLILENLDKIMFERRGHQVELVKGGIEGAGYYLYFLERCKFSVNRSSYHQKYLKHILIYLIDEIENLVENTELNTPTEFSIIYFLIEIAPYKVNELKVRNCLAALRKKNQVLWIGSSAINNIVLYNYLKEILLSEHPNGLTCHDLARWSLFFHDNFDLSKIEVVNPVLKDGDLASMDISLERGISGLGISILNQKNSIWSMR; this comes from the coding sequence ATGCAAACCGATTTTAATAACTTACTTGATTTATTGTTCAGGACCTCTCTTTTAAAATGTAAAAATAGTAATGATTATAGTTTATACTCTGGTAAATCTGGATTATTAATTTTTTATTTTTTATATTCTAAATATAAAAGAAGTGATGGGATATTGAGGGTTTTAGAAAGTTTACTGGAAGAAATTTGTTATAAATTTCACTTAAATACTTCTTTAAGCTTTAAGTATGGCTTTCCTGGGATAGCATATGCTTTTATGTTTTTGTATAAAAATAATTTTTTAGAAGGTGAATTGGGGTTGATTCTTGAGAATCTCGACAAGATTATGTTTGAACGACGAGGTCATCAGGTTGAATTAGTTAAAGGAGGGATCGAAGGTGCGGGATATTATTTATATTTTCTAGAGCGGTGTAAATTTTCAGTTAATAGATCTAGCTATCATCAAAAGTATTTAAAACATATTTTAATTTATTTGATTGATGAGATTGAAAACTTGGTAGAAAATACTGAATTAAATACGCCTACAGAATTTTCCATTATATATTTTTTAATTGAAATAGCTCCATATAAAGTAAACGAATTAAAAGTTCGGAATTGTCTAGCAGCTTTAAGAAAGAAAAATCAGGTCTTATGGATTGGCAGCAGTGCGATAAACAATATTGTCTTATATAATTACTTAAAGGAAATATTATTATCTGAGCATCCCAATGGTCTTACTTGTCATGATCTCGCCCGTTGGTCCTTGTTTTTCCATGACAATTTTGATCTTAGTAAAATTGAAGTGGTTAATCCAGTTTTGAAGGATGGAGATCTTGCCAGTATGGATATAAGTCTTGAACGAGGTATTTCGGGACTTGGAATATCAATTTTAAATCAAAAAAATAGTATATGGTCGATGCGGTAA
- a CDS encoding glycosyltransferase, translating into MVDAVIINFKRPRNVEKIIEALLAQTVKCRIIIYDYFKSTENRLNPEILEKVDIVFSSNVNLGGFNRYIPMGFYTSPYTFFIDDDVLPGTKCIESFLEAAEKLPNFGVLGQVGRVLSSDDLYRPKDVSSSADFREVDFIVRAYFVKTRYLFNVLRYKWLLGYHETKLIEDDLLLCCALKHYENLPCYLIPFDGDRERLINKEELSNLHSLSSRRDHYALRSFFIKRVMIYGWNPIHRRRTLDET; encoded by the coding sequence ATGGTCGATGCGGTAATTATAAATTTCAAAAGACCGAGAAATGTCGAAAAAATTATCGAGGCGTTATTAGCACAAACTGTTAAATGTCGAATTATTATTTATGATTATTTTAAGTCAACTGAAAATAGGTTAAATCCTGAAATCTTAGAAAAGGTTGATATAGTTTTCTCTTCAAATGTAAATTTAGGAGGCTTCAATCGATATATACCCATGGGGTTTTATACATCACCGTACACATTTTTTATAGATGATGATGTATTACCTGGAACAAAATGTATTGAAAGTTTTTTAGAAGCGGCGGAAAAACTTCCAAATTTTGGTGTTCTTGGACAAGTTGGCCGCGTTTTAAGCTCTGACGATTTATACCGTCCAAAAGATGTATCGTCATCGGCAGATTTCAGAGAAGTAGATTTCATCGTCAGAGCTTACTTTGTTAAGACAAGATATCTATTTAATGTTTTAAGATATAAGTGGCTTTTAGGTTATCATGAAACCAAATTAATTGAAGATGATTTATTGCTTTGTTGTGCTTTAAAGCATTATGAAAACCTGCCATGCTATCTTATTCCTTTTGATGGGGATAGGGAAAGACTAATAAACAAAGAAGAGTTATCTAATTTACACTCCCTTTCATCAAGACGAGATCACTATGCTTTAAGAAGCTTTTTTATTAAAAGAGTCATGATATATGGGTGGAACCCAATTCACAGAAGGAGAACGCTTGATGAAACATAA
- a CDS encoding glycosyltransferase has translation MNNNIIRSFWKGGHLSNLEKLSIASYINNGHTFELFVYDDIREENLHSKLIIRDANEILHQNLLFLDSRYSYASFADWFRFKMLFELGGWWTDLDSVCIKPLDFTNDYCFSTEGNPRFPIINCGNIKTVKESEFLDECLFYINDLRKNKNRTWGKYGIMLLRTVLKNYEIDKYKSSPNHFCPIFYKDISKLIDRYPPKIPNESYAIHFWNGMWNLRNWNKNSPYPTSSIFETLKSKYLNDSI, from the coding sequence ATGAACAACAATATCATTCGGAGTTTTTGGAAAGGAGGTCATCTTTCAAACTTAGAAAAACTTTCGATTGCATCATATATTAATAATGGACATACGTTTGAATTGTTTGTCTATGATGATATTCGAGAAGAAAATCTCCATAGTAAATTAATCATCAGAGATGCAAATGAGATATTGCATCAAAATCTTCTGTTTTTGGATAGCCGTTACTCATATGCTTCTTTTGCTGATTGGTTTAGGTTTAAAATGCTATTTGAACTTGGAGGTTGGTGGACTGACTTAGATTCAGTTTGCATAAAACCGTTAGATTTTACCAACGACTATTGTTTTTCAACTGAAGGAAATCCTAGATTCCCAATAATAAATTGTGGGAATATCAAAACTGTTAAGGAATCTGAATTTCTAGATGAATGTCTTTTTTATATTAATGATTTACGGAAGAATAAAAATCGAACTTGGGGTAAATATGGCATAATGCTTCTTAGAACTGTTTTAAAAAATTATGAAATAGACAAATACAAAAGTAGTCCCAATCACTTCTGTCCAATATTTTATAAAGATATATCCAAGTTAATAGATAGATATCCTCCAAAGATACCCAATGAATCATATGCGATTCATTTTTGGAATGGGATGTGGAATTTACGAAACTGGAACAAAAATTCTCCATATCCAACTTCTTCAATATTTGAAACTCTAAAATCAAAATATCTTAACGATAGCATTTAA